The Arachidicoccus terrestris genome includes the window CATTCGTCGCAGCCCGGCGAGAAATAAACTAAGACAACTGCTTTGCCAGGTACTAAGGACTTATATGTATATGTCTGCCCACCAACCAATTGTATCTTAAATGGTGCAATGGTTGCAATTCGTTTTTGGTATTGCCCTTGCGCTGACTTTTGATAGTTTTTGCCTAACTCCGCAATCATAGCTTTTCTGTTTGCAGCACTCGCGAGTCCTCCAGTGTCGACACTAACCGGTTTATCAGATTTGATCCGTTCTGGAGCATTGCTTTTATTGCCGGTTTGGCACGAAATGCATACGCCTATTGATGTAAATATCAAACCCGACCATATTATTTTTTTTAGCATCAGATTCATTTTATCGGCCGAAAAATAACGGGGTCCTCGTTTCGTTCTGTTAACTGCCCGCCTTGCGAAATCGTCTTGACTATGATACGGATAACCTGTTTCAACTATCGTTCGACGCTTGAATGTCATCTGAACAATGAACGAGCCTGCTCAGCGCCGCAGGTATCATTTTACTTAAACGAATATATTAACTCAGCTGTTGTTCACCAAAAAAAACGATGACTGAGTAT containing:
- a CDS encoding TlpA family protein disulfide reductase, with translation MLKKIIWSGLIFTSIGVCISCQTGNKSNAPERIKSDKPVSVDTGGLASAANRKAMIAELGKNYQKSAQGQYQKRIATIAPFKIQLVGGQTYTYKSLVPGKAVVLVYFSPGCDECQRFTEALVKRLEELKDKQFVFITYEELDSVEAFYKKNALDKYPQIKMGTEGYRFTVQKYYKVQHFPFVASYDKSGHLTKIYADNTRPEQLASRI